The genome window ACACCGCTGTCGGGCTCGTAGCCGGCGAGCCGTAGCTGCGTGGCGATCTGGGAGCCGACGGCCCGGTTGTACAGCGGGCGGTACCGGTGGTCGGCGGCGACGAAGACCTGCATGACGTTGTGCAGGAACAGCAGCAGCCCGACGTGCCGGCGCAGCCACGCCCACACGGGCCGGTCGGCGAGCGGGTCGGCCAGCGGCGAGTAGGGCTGCACCTGCCCCAGCACCCGCAGCTCGGGCGCTCCGGCGAGCACGGCCTTGACCAGCTGGCCGCCGTCCCGGGTGTCCCGGAAGCGCCGTTTCCCGATGCCGTCGAGATAGACCAGGTACGCGGCCGGGGGGCTGTCGGGCGCGGCGCCCCGGGCGTAGGGGACGCCGTCGGGGAGTTCGGTGACGGGGTCGCGCCAGCCGGCGCTGTAGGCGAGCACCTCGTAGCGGGCGAGCAGGCCCTCGGCGATCAGGACCGGCCCGAGCGCGCAGATCCAGAGCACGATGTCGTTCATACGATCACCTCCGGTGTCCGGGTCGCGCTGACCCGGACGACCAGCCGCCGTACGCCCTCCACCGCGATGCCGAGGCCGGTCCCGGCGACCGCGACGCAACCGGCGGCGGTCCACCAGCCGAGCCCGGACGCCGTCGCGAGCGAACCCGCGAGACCGGCCCCGACACCGACGAAGAGCACCATGTGCAGCAGGGGTCCGAGCAGCGGGAACGCGAGGACGGCGGAGAGCAGCAGCGGGACGAGCAGATTCGGGGTCCAGGCCAGTCCGGAGTCCGGTGGCGGGGAGGACAGCAGCAGTTCGGCCAGGGTCCAGGCGGTCAGCGGCCACAGCGCGAGGACGGCGCCCTCGACGAGACCGGCGGCCACCAGCAGCCCGGCCACGAAGGTCCGCGACATGCCGGGCCGGCGGGACACCAGGGGCACGATGCGTCCGGCGGCCTCGGAGAGCCCGGCGAACACCAGCAGCAGGACGACGGCGGTGGACATCTCTCAGCCTCGCTGTGACGGGTCGACGGGGACGGGCCGCCGGACCGGGCCTGCCGCGCGCAGACATGCCTCCAGTTCGTCGGCGGCCCGCCGGTGGCCACCCGCCTCGTGCTGGGCGGTCCGCAGGCCGGCCGCCGCCGCCCGGAACCCGGGCTCGTGGAGCAGCCGCCGGGCCAGGGTCCGCACGGTGCCCCTGGCGACGTCCTCGGTACGCATCGACAGACCCGCGCCGAGTTCGACGACCCGCCGGGCCACCATGGGCTGGTCGGCGCCCTGCGGGACGACCAGCAGCGGCACCCCGGCGTACAGGGCCTCGTTGACGCTGTTCATCCCGCCGTGGGTGACGAACAGCGCGGCACGGGCCAGCACCTCCGGCTGCGGTACGAAGCGGTACGGCAGGACATTGGCCGGCAGCGGCCCCAGCGCGTCGGGGTCGGTCTGTCCGGTGGACACGATCACCGTGCCGCCGAGCGGGGCCAGCGCGGTGGCGAAGGTCCGCAGCAGCTGGGGATCGGCGTTGAAGACGGTGCCCAGCGAGGCGTACAGCACGGGGTCCTGGAGCCGGTCGAGCGGGAACGACGGGTCGGCCGGGCGGGAGCCGATGCTCGGGCCGACGAAACGGTAGGACCCGTCGAACTCCTCGGCGGCGGGCTGGAACTCCCGCGAGGTGTAGACCAGGTTGAGCGGCTGGCGGATGTTGGCCACGTCGAGCAGGGGCAGCCCGCCGGCGGCGAAACGCCGGCGCAGCTCCCGGCGGGACCGCAGATAGCCCCACAGGCTGCGGGGTCGGGCCCGCGCCGCCGCCAGCAGCTCCCAGGAGCCGTGGGTGGGGCTGGGCACCTGCCGGCCGAAGGCGAACGTGGTGAACGACGAGACCGCCGGGACCCCCAGTTCACGGGCGGCGACCGCGCCCCACAGACAGGCGCTGTCGTGGACGATCAGGTCGGGCCGGTCCCGGCGGAGGTCGGCGAGGACGCCGGGCAGCCAGCGGACGGCGGTCTCGGCGAGCACCTCCATCCAGGTCAGCGGTGTCGGCGGGTCGGGGAACGGCGGGTTGCCCCCGGGGTAGTCGCGCACGGTCGCGCCGACGGCCTCGATCTCCGCGCGGAACGCGGGCGAGGCGTGGTAGGTGACGGTGTGGCCGCGCCGCACCAGCTCGGCCACGACCGGCAGCGTCGGGTTCACATGCCCGTGCATGCTGATGTTGAGGAACGAGATGGTGCTCACAGGCCTGCCTCCACGGTCGAAGAAGTCGGTGTGCCGCACGGACCGGCGGGAACGGCGGGAACGGCGGGAACGGCGGACGTGCCCGGACCGGCGGGTGCGGCGGGTGTCGGCGCCGGGTCGTCGGCCCGGTACAGGCCGGGTCCCCTGATGTGCAGCTCGTCGAGGAAGCGGCCCGCCGTGCGGGAGGCGGTGCCGATCAGCCGCTGGGTGTGGCCGAAGTCCCAGGGGGCGGGCCAGGTCTCGATCCCGGTGGGGAGCACGACGGTCGGGATGTGCCGGGACACCTCCCGCAGATCGCGCTCGATCTGGTGGCGCAACAGCAGCAGCCCGGCCCGGGAGGCGATCGCGCCGGCCCGCGCACGCGGGTCGACGGGGCGCAGCGGCGAGCTCTCCGGTCCGGTCGACAGCACGACCACGCTGGCCGCTCCGGCCTGCAGCGCCGCGAGCACGGGGACATAGGCGACCACCCCGCCGTCGACCAGTGTCCGGCCGCCGCGCGCCACCGGCGGCAGCACGCCGGGGATGGCCGCGCTCGCCAGGAGCGCCGACTCCAGGTCCCCGTGGTCGAGCGCCACCGGGGCGCCGGTGACGAGGTCCATCGCCACGGCGGTGAACGGGATCGCCAACTGCTCGATCCGCGACGGCAGTTCGGCCCGCGCTATCAGCCGGCGCAGACCGCGGTCGGTGAACAGGCTGGTCCGGGAGGACAGATAGCCGAGCGGATACACCTCGCGGCGGCGCAGCCGGGTCCACACATGGTCCAGCCAGGGCGCGGCCCGGTCGGGGTGGGCGGCGGCGATGGCCCCGTTGAGGGCGCCCACCGAGGTCCCGATGATCATGTCCGGGACGAACGCGCGCTTCTCCAGCGCGTACCCGACACCCACATGCGCGGCTCCGAGCACGCCACCGGCGCCCACCACCGCGGCCACGGGACGGGGCAGGGCGCTCAGGCCCACCGACGAGTCGCTCATCTTGACCGGCCTCTCTCAGTCGCTGTCTCAGTCGCTGTCTCAGTCGCTGTCTCAGTCGCTGTCGCTGTGCAGGGCGGTGCGCAGGGCGCGGACGGCCTGTTCCGTCGCGGCCTTCGCGGCCCGGGTGCTCCGCAGGGGGTTGAGCATCATGAAGTCGTGCAGGGCGCCGTTGACCCGGATGCTCGTGGTGGGGACGTCGGCCTGGGTCAGCCTGCGGGCGTACGCCTCGCCCTCGTCGCGCAGCACATCGCTGTCGTCGACGATGACGAGCGCGGGCGGCAGGCCCTGCAACTGCTCCAGGCTCGCCCGCAGCGGCGAGGCGGTGATCTCCGCCCGCTGGGCCGGGTCGGTGGTGTAGCAGTCCCAGAACCAGGCCATGGCCCTCGCCGTGAGATAGGGGCCGTCCGCGAACTCCCGGTAGCTCTCGGTGTCCTGGGCCGCGTCCGTGACGGGGTAGTAGAGCGACTGGTGCACGAAGGTCATGTCACCGCGACGCTTGGCCAGCAGGGTCAGCGCCGCCGTCATGTTGCCGCCGACGGAGTCCCCGGCCACGGCGAGCCGGGCGGCGTCCAGGCCCGCCTCGGCGCCCTTGGCCGTGATCCAGCGGGCCGTCGCGTAGACCTGTTCGAGGGCGATCGGGTACCTGGCCTCGGGGGCGCGGTCGTACTCCACGAAGACGACGGCGGCGTCCGCGCCGACGGCCAGCTCCCGTACCAGTCGGTCGTGTGTGCCGGCGTTGCCCACGACCCAGCCCCCGCCGTGCGTGTAGAGGACGACGGGCAGGGCGCCCCGGCTGCCGACGGGCCTGACGACGCGCACCGCCACCTCGCCCACCTCGGCGGGCACGGTGATCCACTGCTCCTCGACGTCCGGCTTCGGCACCGGCTGCGCCTGGAGTTCGTCGAGGAATTTCCGGGCACCTTCCGGACCCAGCTCGTACAGGAAGGGCGGAAGGGACGCCGTGTCCGCCAGCTCCTGAGCCGCAGTCTCAAGAACGTGCTTCGTCATCGCTGCACTCCTCGGATCGGCAGGCCACCGCCCGCTGTCACCTCTATGACCGGACACCCGCCGCAGGTGTGACAGACCCGGGACGCCGCCCGGCCACGTGGCGGCCAGGCACGACCACGGAGGTGCCCACGGGGTCCCAAGGGCGCGGTCGGGTGGTCGTCGGCGTGAGGTTGGTGGGCGACAGCCTTCCCAGCCGATGGGCACGGAGCAGAGGAGCCGGTCGTGGACACCTATCTGGCCCGAGCCGGGCATGACCGAGCACCGGCCGTGACGACGGCCGACCCGACGACCGGTACGCCGGACACGACCGGTGAGCCGGACACGACGGGTGAGCGGGAGACCGCGATGTCGGTGTTCGTCCGTGCCAGACCCGGGCTGCTGAGGATCGCCCAGCGGATCCTGGGGAACGCCAACGACGCCGAGGACGTGCTGCAGGAGGCGTGGCTGCGCTGGCAGGGCACCGACCGGGCGCGGGTCGTGAACCCGTCGGCGCTGCTGCGGACCACCACGGTCCGGCTGGCGCTCAACGTCGTCCAGTCGGCCTGGCGGCGCCGGGAGTCCTGCGCCAGTCCCTGGCTCCCGGAGTTCATGGACGACCGTGCGACCCCGGAGGTACTGGTCGAGCGGCGGGACGCCGTCGAGCGGGCGGTGCGGCTGCTGATGGAGACGCTGACGCCCA of Streptomyces phaeolivaceus contains these proteins:
- a CDS encoding patatin-like phospholipase family protein, translating into MSDSSVGLSALPRPVAAVVGAGGVLGAAHVGVGYALEKRAFVPDMIIGTSVGALNGAIAAAHPDRAAPWLDHVWTRLRRREVYPLGYLSSRTSLFTDRGLRRLIARAELPSRIEQLAIPFTAVAMDLVTGAPVALDHGDLESALLASAAIPGVLPPVARGGRTLVDGGVVAYVPVLAALQAGAASVVVLSTGPESSPLRPVDPRARAGAIASRAGLLLLRHQIERDLREVSRHIPTVVLPTGIETWPAPWDFGHTQRLIGTASRTAGRFLDELHIRGPGLYRADDPAPTPAAPAGPGTSAVPAVPAVPAGPCGTPTSSTVEAGL
- a CDS encoding sigma factor, with translation MDTYLARAGHDRAPAVTTADPTTGTPDTTGEPDTTGERETAMSVFVRARPGLLRIAQRILGNANDAEDVLQEAWLRWQGTDRARVVNPSALLRTTTVRLALNVVQSAWRRRESCASPWLPEFMDDRATPEVLVERRDAVERAVRLLMETLTPRQRAAYVLREGFGCPYGRIAELLCLGVANTRQQVVRAQQRLAAGHRGQPVDSVAQRRLVEAFLMAAHSGDLGRLERVLCADAGCTPARSA
- a CDS encoding macrolide family glycosyltransferase, with product MSTISFLNISMHGHVNPTLPVVAELVRRGHTVTYHASPAFRAEIEAVGATVRDYPGGNPPFPDPPTPLTWMEVLAETAVRWLPGVLADLRRDRPDLIVHDSACLWGAVAARELGVPAVSSFTTFAFGRQVPSPTHGSWELLAAARARPRSLWGYLRSRRELRRRFAAGGLPLLDVANIRQPLNLVYTSREFQPAAEEFDGSYRFVGPSIGSRPADPSFPLDRLQDPVLYASLGTVFNADPQLLRTFATALAPLGGTVIVSTGQTDPDALGPLPANVLPYRFVPQPEVLARAALFVTHGGMNSVNEALYAGVPLLVVPQGADQPMVARRVVELGAGLSMRTEDVARGTVRTLARRLLHEPGFRAAAAGLRTAQHEAGGHRRAADELEACLRAAGPVRRPVPVDPSQRG
- a CDS encoding alpha/beta hydrolase, encoding MTKHVLETAAQELADTASLPPFLYELGPEGARKFLDELQAQPVPKPDVEEQWITVPAEVGEVAVRVVRPVGSRGALPVVLYTHGGGWVVGNAGTHDRLVRELAVGADAAVVFVEYDRAPEARYPIALEQVYATARWITAKGAEAGLDAARLAVAGDSVGGNMTAALTLLAKRRGDMTFVHQSLYYPVTDAAQDTESYREFADGPYLTARAMAWFWDCYTTDPAQRAEITASPLRASLEQLQGLPPALVIVDDSDVLRDEGEAYARRLTQADVPTTSIRVNGALHDFMMLNPLRSTRAAKAATEQAVRALRTALHSDSD